The Bacteroidales bacterium genome includes the window TAACAAAGTATAGGCCATGATTTTGAAATCCATGGCTAATGACATATTTTCAAGATACAGGATGTCGAATTTCAGGCGTTCAATCATCTGGTCAACATTTTCTGCATATCCATATTTTACCTGTCCCCAGGAGGTAATTCCGGGTTTTACCTTCAGGAGCAACCTGTAATGGGGGGCACGTTCCGCGATTTGATTAATATAGTATTGCCTCTCAGGCCTTGGACCAACCAATGACATATCTCCTTTCACCACGCTAAAGAATTGGGGAATCTCATCCAACCTTACTTTCCTCAGGAATCTTCCAAATTGTGTAACCCTGCTGTCGTCCCTGGATGAGAGCATAGGAGTGCCATTCTCAGCACCCACTTTCATCGACCTGAACTTAGGGATCATAAAGGGCTTTCCATTGATGCCAATCCTTTCCTGTCGGTAGATAACAGGGCCTTTGGATGTAAATAGCACACCCAGGTAACAGAAAATATATACTGGAATTAAGAGGATTATGGCAATTAAAGCTATAACAACATCGAAGGTGCGCTTGAGTGATAACTGCCAGGGTGGCATAAAGTCGAAGGAGACCTGGATCAATGGCGTCTGATAGATGGAAGTCGTCTTCACTGTTCCTAATAAGAAGTCCTGCATATCCGGTATTACTTTAATTACAACATTGGTATCTTCTATTTCCGAAATGATCTTTTCAATAGTCTTATGTTCTGAACGTTCAGTGGCTATGATTACTTCTTCTACATCCATTTCCATAATCAACTTCTTTAAATTCCTGTAATGTCCGAAATTTGGGATGAACTCCTCCAGCTTATAACTGGGATACTCAACTGCATGAACAAAACCTATAAACCTGTTTCCTGAAGATGCAGGCTGATTCTCAATTTCATTGTAAATGGCAACAGCATTTCCATTGCTTCCCACAATGAGAGTGTTGAACCCGATCTTCCTGTGCCTGAGTTTATAAAGTGTAACTGAGGTAAG containing:
- a CDS encoding sugar transferase codes for the protein MNKKLHTARYIIADLLSAALAWSLFFYSRKISETPAINDTLQLVLNDRNFHFGIVLIPAFWMFLYAMSGAYHRVYRKARMRELGQTLLITIIGVIIIFFSLLLDDVITSYKSYYKSFLTLFSFHFFLTFTFRYILTSVTLYKLRHRKIGFNTLIVGSNGNAVAIYNEIENQPASSGNRFIGFVHAVEYPSYKLEEFIPNFGHYRNLKKLIMEMDVEEVIIATERSEHKTIEKIISEIEDTNVVIKVIPDMQDFLLGTVKTTSIYQTPLIQVSFDFMPPWQLSLKRTFDVVIALIAIILLIPVYIFCYLGVLFTSKGPVIYRQERIGINGKPFMIPKFRSMKVGAENGTPMLSSRDDSRVTQFGRFLRKVRLDEIPQFFSVVKGDMSLVGPRPERQYYINQIAERAPHYRLLLKVKPGITSWGQVKYGYAENVDQMIERLKFDILYLENMSLAMDFKIMAYTLL